Genomic window (Phacochoerus africanus isolate WHEZ1 chromosome 1, ROS_Pafr_v1, whole genome shotgun sequence):
TTATCTTTGTGGTGGGAATATTTGGGAACAGTTTGGTGgtaattgtcatttatttttacatgaaaCTGAAGACTGTGGccagtgtttttcttttgaatttagcACTAGCTGACTTATGCTTTTTACTGACTTTGCCACTGTGGGCTGTCTACACTGCTATGGAATACCGCTGGCCCTTTGGCAATTACCTATGTAAGATCGCTTCAGCCAGTGTCAGTTTCAACCTCTATGCCAGTGTGTTTCTACTCACATGTCTAAGCATTGATCGCTACCTGGCTATCGTACATCCAATGAAGTCCCGCCTTCGACGCACAATGCTTGTGGCCAAAGTCACCTGCATCATTATTTGGCTGCTGGCTGGCTTGGCCAGTTTGCCAACCATAATCCACCGCAATGTATTTTTCATCGAAAATACCAATATCACAGTTTGTGCTTTCCATTATGAATCCCAAAATTCAACCCTCCCTGTAGGTCTGGGCCTAACCAAGAATATACTGggtttcctgtttccttttctgatcATCCTTACAAGTTATACTCTTATTTGGAAGGCCCTAAAGAAGGCTTATGAAATTCAGAAGAACAAACCAAGAAATGATGATATTTTCAAGATAATTATGGcaattgtgcttttctttttcttttcgtgGGTTCCCCACCAAGTATTCACTTTCCTGGATGTACTGATTCAGTTGGGCATCATACATGACTGTAAAATTGCAGATATTGTCGACACCGCCATGCCCATCACTATTTGCTTGGCGTATTTTAACAACTGCCTGAATCCTCTCTTTTATGgctttctggggaaaaaatttaaaaaatattttctccagcttCTGAAATACATTCCCCCAAAGGCCAAATCCCACTCAAGCCTGTCTACAAAAATGAGCACACTTTCCTACCGCCCCTCAGAAAATGGAAGCTCTTCCACCAAGAAGTCTGCCCCATGTACTGAAGTTGAGTGACACACTTGAAACCTGTGAAGTCATCTTgtgaaagaaagagcaagagaaacatTCCTCTACAACATTTTGCTAGTAAATGAGCATGAGCTACTTTTTAGAATTTAAGAAGAGAATGGATTATGTGGACTGAACTGACTTTTCTAGTGCTCTGAACAaaagcttttctttccctttgcacCTATACAAAGCAGAGTCACATGTTGCCACATTTCGCATTAGATAAATGATGTCCACTCAAAGGACCATGTCAGAAACTGAATGAATGTGTTGATTTGGAAAATTTTACCAGTATAAATGCCATCCTCCCAGTCGGCTCTTGTTCTGTTATTTTTGATTTCCACAAAAAGGTCCTCAGAATATGTTAAACCTTGAGAGGAGCAACAGGAGATCTAAGCTCAAGATTTCTCTGTCCAATTTCCAAAGGGCAGTAAAGTTTTTGTGCCTATTTAGCTATTATCAACTATGGCTCCATTGTACCTGCTACTGCACATTTTGTCAGGTTTCAGAAACTTTTGTGAAATTCAACCAGTGTTGTATAGATTCACACTGCCAAAATATGCCAGCTAAATgatttatttgtataatgatGTTACTGaagtcacaaaaaaaaattaaactacttGTAAAGGTGTTATTCTGGTCCCAGGTAGTAGTGTCTTCCTAGTCatattagttttatttcatatctgagaagtatatatatattgtggTAAAAAGATTATATATCATAAAGTATGccttactgttttaaaaattatatactctacctatatatgtatatgtatatctctaAAATGTTGTTACTTTATTAAAATCCAGCAAAGTTATATTcacattaaaataactttatCATAGCATATTTAatcttcattatttaaaatagacacTGATTTATTTCTAAAGCAACTGCAAATAAGtacaaatatatttccatttaaattttgatACAACTGATAGTTTAATACTGTTGGTTATAGATTTTATATTCTGCCAttgaaaagatagaaaacaattttattccaCTGCACAATATGGGATACATCACTTTGAATTATCCAAAGTTTttcatgaaacaaagaaaaaatttattccttctaacgctaaaataataaattattttatacaactttttttcttcacccatggcatatggaagttcctaggccagggatggaatccaagctgcagctgcaacctgtgacacaattgtggcaatgccagatccttaacccactgcaccagccaaggatcaaacctgtgctgccaaagagacaatgccagattcttaacccactgttccacagcaagaactcatacacaaaattttttaataatggaTTTTTCTAATCACATACATGATCACTATGGGAAATATGTATaaggaaagcattttaaaaagtcatattttgtttttgttctcttgctcaaaaattaccatttttaacATATGGGtacattttcttctacttttcttgtattcattatatacacatacatgtataaatcaTGATACTGGAGTCATAATGTATGTAGTACTTCGTATACAAATTTTTCACCTACAGTCATAACACAGTAGTTTATTATACCATTAAatcttttctgaaacattttaataattgcaTAACATTGCAAAATACAGACATATCAGGTAGCATTCAAATTGGAACATTTAGCTCTTTTCTGGTTTTTCAATATCATAAGTTTCACTGTGCATGAATATTCAAGTACATGAATCTGATAAATCCGTCCTAATACACTCCTATAGGTAGTACAACCGAGTACACagacatgaatatttttaatattcttaatacaTATTGACACATATTTTCCAGAAAACTTATAACAATTTATAATACTACCATCTATGTATGACCATATCTCACCAAAGCCTCAGTAGCATAGAATATTTACTAgatttaagcagaaaaggaaatttactgTAAGGATTCAGGTGCTACACgcagaagcaggaagaaaacTACACTAAAGAAAGTGCTGGGATGTTCCTGCTCTCCTTGGCAGATGCCTTATCCTAGAGGCCTTTGCTGCTTTGGAGTCTACACAGAGCAGGTGGAGGTACTCATCTGACTCCATAAATTTGACCAACGATTGGGGAGATGTATAAAAGAGCTGATGGAGGTGTGCGTGAGGGGGAACATTCAGAGAGGTATTGGTAAGATGGGCACAATCTCCACAAAGCAGCTTATTACATTCACATTCCCAAAGATAAGAGTTATTTTGTGAATAAACATTGCTACATatgtctcattttccttttatgttgtttttaactTCACTGATATATAATGCCAGCCACTAATTCCAAAGGTTTTTTACTATTTTCACAAAGAATCACTGCTAAAAAGTAAATTCTAGCTCATTTCAAATTATAACATAAACTTACCATATTTGAAATCCCTCCAAGTCAGCTATGTaacaattcatttttattcaacagtCATCTTAAGCCAAATGGTTACAAATACTTCAAACTTGCCAAAACATTTGATAAGTTAGAGTTGATAAGATTTCTGATAGATAATTGTACGTAGCCTCTATCTCATGTATTTATTAACTGGTAGGAATAACAAGTTTccagttctgttttcattttaacttcatCAAATTATACTGTGATTTTTTCCCCATCCCCTTCTGTGAAACAGATATTGATAACTTCATGATTGATCTTGCTTTTTCAATGAGACTAACTTAATAGTGAAGTTGACTCTACCTACCAAAATGTTAGGATGGTATGCCATGACTTATTCTTCATAAACATCCTGAGAGGTTAAGTATAGTCCTTTTTTTAGACTATTTTACAAATTTATgcagaaaagaatatttactaTGAGGCTCTAAGTGCCCAATAGAATTCAAGGGCAACCTATATATATCAGAATACATATTATATTATGATACACATTCCAGTTCTTCTTTCCTCCATGAAATAGTCATCTTTTCAGTcaataattcattaattcatgGATTCTATAAACTTTGTATTATTTACCCATTCTGGGCTGGAGGACTAGAGTTATGTAACATATAGCTTAAaattcacaggagttcccctcgtggctcagcagaagcgaatctgactagcatccatgagcacacaggttcaatccctggacttgctcattgggttaaggatccagcgtcaccatgagttgtggtgtgggctgaGATGTGgcgcagatcccatgttgctgtgtctgtggtgtaggccagcagctacatctccagttagacccctagtatggaaacctccatatgctgctggtgtggccctaaaaagacaaaaaaaaaaattcacagtaaACTAGCTGCTGTGGGAAGTACGAAAGCAAGCCAAGTGAGCAGGTTGATTTGCTTAACTCTGTATACCTGACCAACTGTATTTTCCAACAATACATGCCAACCTGAGGAACTAAAGAGAAATTCGATTCAAACAGGCCACAAAAGTCAAGTGAAATGAGAGAAGGAATGCCAGGGAATTTTGAATACTGGTAATGAAGGGTGATTTTCCCATGAGCAATGAAGAAAGTAAATCAGGAGCAGAGGAGATATAGAAAGACTGAGAAGCAGCAGAGGCCTGGAGGCAGCCACACACCACCTCAAAGTTCAGTGTGCACACCTCTGGGAGAGCTGCATACAGATGTTTAGGCCCCCAGggccatgccagagccactgGACCCAGATAAACCAGAGTAAGAAGGAATCTAAATATTGGGAAGCAAGTTATAAATAGTAAACAATGGTatggggcaaaaaaaaagtatgatttttaTAGATTTCAGGCTACATTATGGAATAGAAAAAGTCCTCTGAAAAACCATTCATACTAGAGGTTTTGATTAGACTGaagaataaatgtaaatggaataagGAAATGGAAGTGGTGGAATATTGGAGCTAATGTTCAAAGAGTCAGGCTTTTCAAACTTAAAAGTCTGATTGAATCAGTTAAATGACATCTGTAACACATCCACTCTTGTCTGATATATTTGTGCAGCAGACTCTTTTCTGCACAGTATCCCTTCTCCCACTATTTTGGGAAGTTCTCAAGTCACTGAAGAACAGGACCATCTCATAATGAGCAGCCATTTTCCTACCTAACCTATCCCCAGAAGATGGTTAATTGATCCAGACTTGAAATAAAGCATTCAcagatttattcctaagaatttttcCTAAAGATACGGAAGAAGAGCTGGCCCATCCCAGTGTTGTAAATTGTTGGGTGAGAAGTGAGATGTAAGCTTGGGATCTATTAGCAACCATGTCTCCACTCTGGAGAAATCTAGTCTGCACTGAGAGTGAAGTCAacagaaagagcaagaaagtCCTAGGAATACCTGAGTCCTTGATTATATCTGTGTCTGATGCCTAGTTGTATCCCTGCCCACCTTATACTTGAAACTAGCATCTATATCTCTAATAAGGGAATAGAACATAAGGATCTATACCTGAGATATGCATGTGTTCCTTTCTGGTTAATTGATAAGAATTTCCTTTCTGGAATGGCCATCATATCACTCATTGACCATCTAGCAGGAATACCAATCTAGGTCCCAGAATATCTTGATCTCTATCTTAATAAAGAATCATGTGTACTGTCCCTCCTTCACAAGTCTCCTTATGAAATGATGAAGACCAGGACATCCTATTGTGTGTGTTAGAGGGGAAGAGATGCACTAATGTAGAAGGAACCACACTCGGATGGGACAAAGGCACTATGGTACCTACTATTGTAGATCTCCCCCTGAGATGGCACACTGGTTAAATGCTCTTCTGTTGCCCAAGGAATTACAAGTATTACCTAGAGCATTAAATATAAGTAAAGAGAGGAAATGAGCCCCCCGAGAGCTCAAATACATGGCCTACACTGCTGCCTGCACCCTCTCCTCTCCACGACCTGGATTTCTCTAGATCTCAAAAAGCCTGCAAACACTGCATCCCACACTGTCCAAATAGCACAGAAAAGGTCTTCATTCAACAAGTCCTTACTTAGGAAATGAGGTAGCTGAGGTCTCAAAAAGTGAATTTTTACAATCAGAAAGAGCCAGaatgagattctttttttcaaaagataataACTTAGAATGAGAAAATTTagctttattaatatttaattctaaatCACTCATATACAAAGACGAAGAGGCTTTGTATAATAACCTTTTATGAGTTTAAAACCTTGAGGTTTGCCCTTCAAGCAGCATGATAGGAAAATATTTATCTATGTGCACAAGAGATATaaatttgatgaataaatgatgttaatttttaaactattaaaagcCAGTTTGCTATTATGATTACTTTGCCTTAAATATCAAAATGATGATATCTATGCCCCTGGGCCCCCTTCTTGATTCTTTCCATATCTTACAAAGCTTCTTTTGAAAAACTGAACAGGATGAGAAATAGGAATCCTGGCTGAAATGTCCCAAGGAGTTGGGCTATGTCTCATAGAACCTCTTTTCCAAAACTGATTAAGTTCTGCTATGGCATACAGTCACACAAAGTTGCTAAGtgataattttcagaaaataagctTCAATTCTGTACAATTCTGTACAATGGCAGATACAAAGAAGGCTAATGCTCATGAAAAGGGAAAAGTCCTCATAGATTTATCCACAGAGATAAGAGCATCATATATGCAGACTCCTGAGCAGAAGTGATGTGTCATAGAAGAACCCCAGATGTGGATTGGTTTTGATTGGTGGAATTCTCCTTGCTGTTGTTGTTACAGAGAAGTTTCTAAGTAGTACTGAACTGATACAAAGAAAAGTATATTACAGAATATGCAGCAATTCCCTAAAGCTGCATCTCAATTTTAATCACTGGAAAAAAACTACAATAACTaaagagaggaggtggggagagaaggatCCCCAAGCATATAATCTGATGTCCTAACAAATAAGTAActgctatttttattcattcatgtagCAAATGGATAGTAGAAAAAAGCTTTTCTACAGATACCACCTTTATAGTTGTTCCTTGAGTACACATATCTGTTCCACCTTCTTCTGGAAATAGCCCCCTACTTCCACTGTGGTGCCCACCCCTTCCCACATTTAGTACAGAGTCTAGATAGGACTCTATCCCTCTTGCCAACACATGTAATGGAGGATGTGAGGAGACCTAAGCAAATCAGCCCATATATTCCTCTGACTGCAATGTTATGGGCACATAACCTAAAAAGACCCAATCCAggtaaatttcctgattttgccAGGAGCTACCAGACAAAAATGCTTGTCCTTATCatatagaatttaaataaatatgaggAGTAGATGTAGTATTTGGTCACTCCAAAGGGAGAGGGAGCAATTTCCTGGAGTTTTCACAGAAATCATAAGGAAAAAGCCAATAATGAAACCAAATAGTGAAAGGGTGGAcccagaaatggaaagaaaccaAGCCTTTATAAAACCATTCGAGAACTGActttctgtgccaggaactggaaCTATCCTCTagacttctcttttattttaagctAGTTGAGGATGAGTTTCCCAGAAAGATTATCCTAAAATCCAATTTTTAGCAAAAATCATTATAGCTACCATTTATCAAATTCTTATCATAGGACCATCAGAGTTCTCTGCTTATATGCATTATAGCATGTAATCCTACAAAATCAGTCTTCTCAGTTCTATTGTTATCCAATGAGACAAAATGAGGTTTAGAGATTTTGTATAATTGGTCCAAGGTAACATAACTGGCAAATGACGGAGGTCAAATTAAACCCAGGCATTCTGACTCTGGAATCTGTGccgcctttttatttatttatttatttatttatttatttatttatttatttattcattttgcttttcagggccatacccgaggcatatggaagttcccaggctaggggctgaatcagagctacagctgctagcctatgccacagccacagcaacaagggatctgagccgtgtctataacctacaccacagatcatggcaatgccagatccttaatccactgagcaaggccagatcaaaccctcatcctcatggatcctcatcaggttcgttaaccactgagccacgaagggaactcctgtgccctCATTTACTAAACTATGTTTCCcctttccaaaaaaattgcagcgTAAATATGAATCACACAGTACCTTCATACCTTCCAAAACATTGTCCATGTCTATTATATTAAAAGTCAACATGAGTATTATTGCGCTTTGTGTTAAGCTCATACCTACTGAGTCTCAAGTTAGAAATTTCCGTAATCTTTGAATTTGAAAGTTGGGCTCATTAATGGAAAGTACTAATTGACCTTAAACAAGATAACACTGGATTTTACATTTATTGTAATTTGATTTTAGATGAGCTTATGTTGGGTCTAGCAAATAAACAGGCTATGACTGATAACTGCCACAGTAATTAGTTCAAAGCTCTGGCCATTTCTAGATCCAGGAATTCAGATAGTACTCACTAAATGAGAGGGGAAAGGAAATTCCTACATTAACTTTTCATGTCGTTTTATCTTCTTACAACCTAACAGAATGATGTCTTTTGAGAAAACATTGTAGAAAAACTATATTATATTCTGAGAGATTTCCTTTTAAGTTATACAGTTCAGATTTGTCAGTAAATTTAGATATAGAATATACCTGGGAGActgaaaacaaaagttttatttatctcAACTGTGTCCAGAGACCAGAAGAATAAAGATGATACGCTCGCAGCCATGAGTCCTGAGGAAAAGTGCTAGTAGCATCACCGAAAATCACCTCAAAAATCACTATTCAAAACAGCTAGAGCTAAGAAGAGAGTTACAACAGATCAGGAAAAACATGCTCACCACTTTACCTTTGTTTCAGGATGCAGAACTGGTAGAAAGGAGTGGTTACACAGGAAATACTTAAAAACAAGGTGATTTACCCATGGCTGAGAGAATGACCATGATATGATGAAAATTCCAAGAGCCAATATGAATCAAAAAGTAGTAATGGAGGAGACTGATCAAGATAGTAGAGTAGGAGGATGTGGAACTCATCTGTCTTCATACAGCTGATGGTACACCCTGAGGAAAGATATGACTTGTGTCCATATCAAATCTAGCTCTCTCACCAAAGGCACAGGGATCACACAGTCTGTATAAGGACACTCCCACATAAGGACACACCTTCAAGACCCCAATaggtaactgtttcacctaaGTTCACAGAGACACATaaagttaagcaaaataaaaaggcagaggaacTGACCTCAACTGAAATAGCACGAGGAAACtcctgaaaaaataatgaaacataaagAAACAATTTACCTTATAAAGAATTTAAAGCATTAGTAATAAGAGtgttcaaaaaaaacaaaaaaacaaacaaacaaaaaaaaagagtccccgtcgtggcgcagtggttaaggaatccgactaggaaccatgaggttgcgggttcggtccctacccttgctcggtgggttaacgatccagcgttgccgtgagctgtggtgtaggttgcagacgcggctcggatcccgcgttgctgtggctctggcataggccggtggctacagctcggattcgacccctagcctgggaacctccatatgccgcaggagcggcccaagaaatagcaacaacaacaacaacaacaacaacaaaagacaaaagacaaaaaaaaaaaaaaagaatgttaactgAGTTAGGGATAGGAATAGATGACCACAGTGTGAATTTTAATAAggacctagaaaatataaaaaagactcAATAAGAAATGAATCattcaataactgaaattaaaaagtacactTGAAGGAGTGAATAGAAGATGAATTgatacaaaagaatgaataagtgatctagaagatagaataatggcaaTCAATcagaataggaaaagaaaaaaatttttttaatgagactAGTTTAAGAGATCTCTACAATAACATTAAGCATAACAACATGTGTATTATAGTGgttaagaaggagaaaagggaatagaAAGTTTTTTGgtgaaattatagctgaaaacttaccAAACCTGGAGAAGGAAACCTCTAGGTATAGTaggcacagagggtcccaaacaagatgaaaccaaacagacccacacaaagatatataataattaaaatagcagaaattaaagacagaactataaataattaaaatagcagaaattaaaaacagcagGAGAAAAGCAGTCATagacaagggaatccccataaggctatcaactgatttctctgaagaaactttgcaggccaaaAGGAATAGCATGATATATGCAAAGTTCTGAAAGGCAGAAACCTGCAACCTAAGATACTCtaccagcaagattatcatttagaatagaaggaaagataaagaacttctcagacaagcaaaaaatgATTCATCAATATAAAGCCTACcctaaaagaaagtgaaagatctgaatagacattttcccaaagacatatagatggccaataagcacataaaaagatgctcagcatcactacttattagggaaaggcaaattaaaaccgtaataagatatcacctcccatttgtcagaatggctattaccaaagagtctacaaacaactaatgttgtcaaggatgtggaaaaaaaaaaaaaaaggacacccttgtacactgttggtgggaatgtaaattggtgcagtcattaTGCAAaatagtatggagcttcctcaaataactaaaaatagaaataccatataacccaacaattctactcctaggtatatacctagaaaaaatgaaaatactaattcaaaaagatacacacaccccaatgttcataacagcactatttataatagtcaaaatactgaagcaacctaagtgtccatcagtagtCAAATTGATGAAGAATATATAttgtgtatgaatgaatgaaagaaactagagaatattatgcttactGAAATAAGTtggacaaaaacaaataccatatgatatcacttattcatggaatctaaaaaaataaaacaagtgaatgtatatagcaaaacagagacagacttaccgagatagaaaacaaactaatggttattAGTGGGGAaagtgaagggggaggggcaataaAGGGTACaggattaagagatataaactactatgtataaaatagataagcaacaaggatatattgtatagtacagggaattatagccactattttgtaataacttttagcggcatataatctataaaaatactgaatcaatatggtatacacctgaaaccactataatattataaatcaagaaTACTTCAGTAAATAAAGGAGCCATAACTTGTAAATATAATACCAAAAATGTAGTAATAAGGAAAGTAGTAATGAAACATATCATTATAGGAAAGTTGGGCATAGGAGCagatcagtgattctcaactggGAATGATATGCTCCCTGGGGGGAATATTTGGCAAagtttggagacatttttggatGTCACAACCTGGGGGAGCAAAGTGTTACTGCCATCCAGCGGCTAGAGACCTGGGAAGATGTTAATCATTCTATAATGCACAGGATAACCccacaaagcaaaaaattatCTACTGCAAAATGTCATCAGGGTTAAGGTTGAGAATCCCTGGGgaccagaaggaagaaaagagcacCATTTAAGCAGCGTGATTGGCTGTCATGCATGTTGGTAAAGTCTTGGTCTCCTGATTTTTATTGCCCAAAAAGTGCCTTTTCTCCCCTATTTTCTGTGTTCTCACTCACCTTTTCAAATCTCATTGAATGTGAACTTCATTCAAATCATACATTTCAGGGGGAAATTGTATTAAAAAGAGCAGTGTCCTTTGAGGGGGCTATCTATGCAAATCTATTAGGCTTGTGCAAAAAGCTGCATATTTTAAATTCACTCATGAATGTTAGGAACAAAAGCAGCTGCCAGAATGACATAAAGCCAAATGGTTACACCTCTACTTTCAAAATGAAGGCATGGGTGCCACTGAACAGCTAATCCTCAGAGAAGACACTAAACGCAGAAACGAAACACGTGGGCATGGCAGTGCAATCAGCAGCTCCACCAGGACACTCCATATTATTTCTAGCATTTGATGTTAttctaatgaaaatttttattgaataaaatcaaagctatattttatttttactctaaatATTTCCATAAAGGATTTGAGCAGCTTCTAATGAAGAACACATTAAAACAGGATAATAGAAATCAGAAATATGGACTGCAGAGAGGAAGAACCGAAGCTACTGATAAAGCAGGCTAACAGAGCAGTCATGAGTGAGAAAAATTCTGTGTTCTGACCTTCTTGGAATGAAACAACAAACATCACAACATCCCCggcaatattttttcttttcttcttcttctttttttttttttttttaaggctgagcctgcagcatatggaagttcccaggccagggggccagggggcaggaggtcaaacaggagctgtagcttcagCCTGTGCAACAgccagggcaactctggatccgagccacatctgcaacttatgccgcagcttgtggcaatgccagatatttaacccactgagtgaggccagagattgaacccgcatcctcctggagactatgtcgggtccttaaccccatgagccacaacaggaatgccaatcTCCAGCAACTTTTGTCAAAGCAATAACAGACCTGGTTCCCAAAAGGAGCGAAATCTTTTTCATGCTAAATTCCTAAGGGGATTTCTCACATAGAATTGTGGAGATGTAGAGCAACATAAGGGATCAATTTCAAgcaacatttttcatttgggtctgAAGCTTACACGTTGCTTTTGTAATGTTCTTCTATAAAAGCCAAAAGCATAACAATTCAATAAAGATGGTGATGTGAGGTGATCCAGTACTGTGATATGAGAGTCATTCAATGATGTACTTGACTGGAGTAGTAATATACATGTAATATCAATGGTATCTCTAGATTCATTTTACTCTTAGAAGGGACTAACTCAGACTCCCTGAGAAAGTCCAAGATATCCAAAATTTTCTGCAGAAGCCTCAGAAGTTTACATTTCCATGGTCTTATTATTGCCATCTGCTTCCCCACAGCTCATTTTAGACATCATTTCACTGTTCTACAGATGCTGTAGGATGTCCCTGTTTCACAGGATACTGAGGTGAAAGA
Coding sequences:
- the AGTR1 gene encoding type-1 angiotensin II receptor, with the translated sequence MILNSSTEDSIKRIQDDCPKAGRHNYIFVMIPTLYSIIFVVGIFGNSLVVIVIYFYMKLKTVASVFLLNLALADLCFLLTLPLWAVYTAMEYRWPFGNYLCKIASASVSFNLYASVFLLTCLSIDRYLAIVHPMKSRLRRTMLVAKVTCIIIWLLAGLASLPTIIHRNVFFIENTNITVCAFHYESQNSTLPVGLGLTKNILGFLFPFLIILTSYTLIWKALKKAYEIQKNKPRNDDIFKIIMAIVLFFFFSWVPHQVFTFLDVLIQLGIIHDCKIADIVDTAMPITICLAYFNNCLNPLFYGFLGKKFKKYFLQLLKYIPPKAKSHSSLSTKMSTLSYRPSENGSSSTKKSAPCTEVE